TTCTGGAGGCTGGCTTCAGGTTACCCGAAGGCTGGCTGGATGATCCTGCCTTCAGGCATCTTCCTGCAGAAACCGTGTATGAGCGTATCTTAAGCCGCATGGATGAAAGGGAGGGTCAGGGACTTTCCGATCCCGGTTCCGGCGAAAATGGCGATGGAGAGGAAATGGAAGGTAAAGGCGCAGACGGTGAAAAGGTGGCCGGAGACAGTCACAGCCATGGGTCTTCTGCCGGATCCGGTGAAGGAGCCGGAGACGAAGGTGCCGAAGGATCTGCCGAAGAAGAAAAGGGTGATCCTGATATTTCTGACCCCGGTGGCGGTGATCCCGCAGGTACGGGCGAAGTGCGGGACGGACAGAATCCGGGAGATGCTTCCGACGGAGAAGCGGAAGCATCGGCCATGGAAACACTGCTGGCCAAGGCTCTCCTCACCCGCAGGGATGCTGGCGATCTTCCTGCCAGCATAGAGCGAAGTATCCGCGAAATCCTTGAGCCGGGCATGGACTGGCGCATGCTCCTTTCCCGCTTTGTGGATCAGACAGCGAGAAGCGACTATGCCTGGTCACCCCCCAACCGCCGTTATCTGCATCAGGGACTTTATCTGCCATCGGTCCGCAGTGAAGACGCAGACCGTATTGTGATTGTGGTGGACACTTCCGGCAGCATATCCCCCGGGGAACTGGATATGTTCTGTGCGGAAGTGTCCGCCATCCTTTCTGCCTTTTCCGGCGAAATCCTTGTGATGGGCTGTGACATGGCCGTGGGAGGTGTGTTCAGGCTGACCCGCTCGGATCTGCCCATGGAACCCCTTTTCACAGGCGGAGGTGGTACGGATTTCAGAGCACCCTTCCGATGGCTTGAAAAAGAAGGCCTTGAACCCCGCTGCCTGATCTATCTGACCGATCTTGCCTGTGAACATTACCCGGAAGATCCGGGTTTCCCTGTACTATGGGCTGTATGCGGGGATGATACCAAAGCACGGCCACCCTTTGGTGAATGTCTGGCTCTGGGTGTGGTGTGATGGGACACAAAACAATATAAAGAAAGGAGATCCCCTTGGAAATCAGATGGAGTATTGATAAAAAAAGAGGTAATTTCCGCCCTGTTTTAAGCTGGAGCATTACACTGGAACCGGCAGAAAAAGAGCTTGGCATGGCCCCCCTTGCAGTAGATACGAAAATACCCATGCCTGCTGCCTACTGGGAGAGCCATTGCTATCCGGGCCAGCATGAAAGGAGCGGAAAACCTGTTCCCGGAAGCTGGGAAGTGATTACGCCAGCCCATAAATCCGGAAAAAGTGACGGCCGCATGATTCTTCCCTGGCGGGAGAACAATGCCTATCCTGAAGTAATCACAGGCTTTGAAAGGGTTCGTGAAGCCATGGAAAAGGTCCTTGCCGAGGCTGCTGCCAGCACGCCCATGCATGAGGAAGAAAAAATGGCTCTGGGGATAATGGTCCGGAAACAGCTGGCTCCCGGCCTTGCTGCGGATCGTATGCTTTCTTCGGTTCTGAAGAGGGTGGCATAAGAATTTCTTATTACCGCTTAAGCTCAGCCATGTCCGGATTGTTATCAGGCCATGACGGGGCCGGAAATCTGGATGCGGGCAGGCGCAAGGCCTGCTCACATGAAATGACTTCATGCCCGTTTTGTAGGGGCACCCTTTACGGGTGCCCACAGGCAGGCCTATGGTTTTCCCTTATGCTGTTTTTAGCACCATGGCTCCTGGCTTCGAGGGCCTCAGCTACCAGCTCCTGGCTTCGAGGGCCTCAGCTACCAGTTCCTGGCTTCGAGAGCCTCAGCCACCAGCCAGAGGGAGAGGGTGCCATCGGTTATTTCTATTCCAGAAAATCACATTACATTATAATACGGGATAATTCAGCCGGGTACTTCTTCCAGACCAATGCCCAAGGCTTCGGCCACGCCTTTGCCATAGGCCGGGTCCGCCTTCAGGCAGTTTCCTATGTGCCGGATTTTGATTTCTTTGGGTGCATCCCCCATGGCGCGGGCCGTGTTAGCGAAAAGAACTTCTTTCTGATCATCATTCATAATCCTGAAAAGGGCAGCGGGCTGGGAATAATAATCCGTATCTTCCCTGTGGTTCCAGTGATCCGCAGCGCCTTCGAGACTCAATGGAGGCTCGGAAAAATCCGGCTGTTCCTGCCATTCTCCGTAGCTGTTGGGCTCATATCCGAGCGTGCTGCCGTGATTGCCGTCCACCCGCATGGCTCCGTCCCTGTGATAGCTGTGGAAGGGACAGCGGGCCTTGTTTACAGGAATGAGATGGTGATTGACGCCCAAGCGGTAGCGCTGGGCATCCCCATAGGAGAAAAGTCTTCCCTGCAGCATCTTATCCGGTGAGAATCCAATACCCGGAACCACATTGGCCGGGTTGAAGGCGGACTGCTCCACTTCCGCAAAATAGTTTTCCGGATTGCGGTTCAGCTCCATTACTCCCACCTCCATCAGGGGATAATCCTTGTGGGGCCAGACCTTGGTGAGGTCAAAGGGATGATAGGGGCAGGTGGCGGCTTCCTTTTCCGGCATGATCTGCACAAAAAGGGTCCAGCGGGGAAAATCGCCCTTTTCAATGCTCTCATAAAGATCCCGCTGATGGCTTTCACGGCATTGTCCGATGAGGGCTTCTGCCTCGGCATCGCTGAGGTTTCTGATGCCCTGCTGGCTTTTAAAATGGAACTTCACCCAATAGCGCTCATTTTTGGCATTGATGAAACTGAAGGTATGGCTGCCAAAACCGTGCATGTGGCGGTAGGTGGCGGGGATACCCCGGTCGCTCATGACAATGGTGACCTGATGCAGGGCCTCGGGCAGGGAGGTCCAGAAATCCCAGTTGTTTTTTGCGCTGCGAAGGTTAGTACGTGGGTCCCGCTTCACCGCATGGTTTAAGTCGGGGAACTTCAGGGGATCGCGCAGGAAGAAAACAGGGGTGTTGTTGCCCACCATGTCCCAGTTGCCCTCTTCTGTATAGAATTTCACGGCAAAACCCCGGATGTCCCTTTCCGCATCCGCAGCACCCCTTTCACCGGCAACGGTGCTGAAACGGGTGAAAAGTTCAGTTTTTTTGCCGATTTCAGAAAATATTTTAGCCCTTGTGTAGGGCGTTATGTCGTGGGTGACGGTGAAGGTGCCGTAGGCTCCCGAACCCTTGGCGTGCATCCTTCGTTCCGGAATTACCTCCCTGTCGAAATGGGCCAGTTTTTCCAAAAACCACACATCCTGAAGAAGCATCGGACCTCTTGGCCCTGCAGTGAGAGCATTCTGATTGTCCGGGACGGGTGCGCCTGCGTTGGTGGTGAGTTTTTTCTTTTCTTCTGTCATGCGGCATCTCCTTTTGGGTTGGAAGCTGAACAGAACTGAATATTCATTCAGGATCTGAAATAAAGGCTTATTGCAATAAGGTAGGGACAAGGAGTATTGTTTTTTTGAAATATTAACGCGTTATATTGTCGCCACCCCATTGTAGATGGGTGGTGGATCCATTTCAGGATAAATTCACTAGCGGAAATGGTCTGATGACAATCA
The Desulfobotulus mexicanus genome window above contains:
- a CDS encoding vWA domain-containing protein codes for the protein MGGKPCGDFCLMPPSELISESSAFLMRKARTHLLLDHPFFGALAMGLEITADPVCGSAWTDGRTIGYQPAYIRALPFESLKGLLAHLVLHTALGHHARRKDRDPSIWNMACDHTMNWMLLEAGFRLPEGWLDDPAFRHLPAETVYERILSRMDEREGQGLSDPGSGENGDGEEMEGKGADGEKVAGDSHSHGSSAGSGEGAGDEGAEGSAEEEKGDPDISDPGGGDPAGTGEVRDGQNPGDASDGEAEASAMETLLAKALLTRRDAGDLPASIERSIREILEPGMDWRMLLSRFVDQTARSDYAWSPPNRRYLHQGLYLPSVRSEDADRIVIVVDTSGSISPGELDMFCAEVSAILSAFSGEILVMGCDMAVGGVFRLTRSDLPMEPLFTGGGGTDFRAPFRWLEKEGLEPRCLIYLTDLACEHYPEDPGFPVLWAVCGDDTKARPPFGECLALGVV
- a CDS encoding catalase yields the protein MTEEKKKLTTNAGAPVPDNQNALTAGPRGPMLLQDVWFLEKLAHFDREVIPERRMHAKGSGAYGTFTVTHDITPYTRAKIFSEIGKKTELFTRFSTVAGERGAADAERDIRGFAVKFYTEEGNWDMVGNNTPVFFLRDPLKFPDLNHAVKRDPRTNLRSAKNNWDFWTSLPEALHQVTIVMSDRGIPATYRHMHGFGSHTFSFINAKNERYWVKFHFKSQQGIRNLSDAEAEALIGQCRESHQRDLYESIEKGDFPRWTLFVQIMPEKEAATCPYHPFDLTKVWPHKDYPLMEVGVMELNRNPENYFAEVEQSAFNPANVVPGIGFSPDKMLQGRLFSYGDAQRYRLGVNHHLIPVNKARCPFHSYHRDGAMRVDGNHGSTLGYEPNSYGEWQEQPDFSEPPLSLEGAADHWNHREDTDYYSQPAALFRIMNDDQKEVLFANTARAMGDAPKEIKIRHIGNCLKADPAYGKGVAEALGIGLEEVPG